The following coding sequences lie in one Acropora palmata chromosome 3, jaAcrPala1.3, whole genome shotgun sequence genomic window:
- the LOC141877013 gene encoding E3 ubiquitin-protein ligase TRIM45-like, whose protein sequence is MDIKTFLDNIYEHVCCPVCFNRFTDPKQLPCLHSFCLHCLQRIQATSGTPDTILCPECRRNFTIPGNGDLNTLPTNFRLNSLLDALPVTECKTSGVKCGNCDKRRQESAYCFTCRSFWCEDCLPSHNTIKTFKEHHALALKDFGDEDFENIFKQPTFCAKHVKKELELFCQVCKTAICSSCAFIDHEGHAKTSVEEAAKEHRLRINRAIESRKEKVQKKVTRIAKLGENCSQVQHVAATVKSEVQQFTYNLIAAIETKKNKIFDEVEKKAKQCLERLGDKSQEIEEEMKRDQTAIEKCDKMLNRSTNPQIMLPNEFLDQLFREESEQEDTVDFDGENVIDFAFERNEELFNYVYAEQLGFLKIKTISKESTVEGKGISDGTVGLLAEIVVISRNIMGEQVYDQNNRVTLDIRNHDGQDCSTKPQIYDNKDGSYEISYFAKEVGTCQASVKVNGQHVRGSPFKTEFKPRLFKPVLSFGKQGSAPGKFNWPWGIAVNHKDEIVVADYGNHRIQTFLGDGTHLRSFGRKGNLQGQFNYPSGITFYNNNIIVSDTYNHRIQIFDDQGQYLHQFGEKGNLNHQLDRPHGLSIDSDGNIIVADSNNKSIKIFTLDGQFLRTIGEEGSFIDPAHCIQHGNYFIVSENGDHCIKVLDKQGEFLYNFGMKGAGDGEFKSPHCLSVDKAGHLLVCDAQNDRVQVFKLNGEFRTKFRALGKGKGRVSFPISTAFFSDGRIIVTEAGNHRVVVFE, encoded by the coding sequence ATGGATATCAAAACCTTTCTGGACAATATTTACGAACATGTATGCTGTCCCGTGTGTTTCAACAGGTTCACTGATCCAAAACAGCTTCCTTGTTTGCACAGTTTTTGCCTTCACTGTCTGCAAAGAATTCAAGCAACCAGCGGAACTCCAGATACTATTTTATGCCCCGAGTGTCGGCGAAACTTCACTATCCCCGGAAATGGTGATCTCAACACTTTGCCGACAAACTTTCGCCTGAACAGTTTGTTGGATGCTTTGCCCGTCACAGAGTGCAAAACGAGTGGTGTTAAGTGTGGAAATTGCGACAAAAGAAGACAAGAATCTGCCTACTGCTTCACTTGCCGTTCGTTCTGGTGCGAGGATTGCCTTCCCTCACATAACACGATAAAAACTTTTAAGGAACACCACGCGTTGGCTTTAAAAGATTTTGGAGATGAAGACTTTGAGAACATTTTTAAGCAGCCAACATTTTGCGCAAAACACGTGAAGAAGGAATTAGAGCTGTTCTGTCAGGTATGCAAAACAGCAATATGTAGTTCGTGTGCCTTTATAGATCACGAAGGTCACGCTAAGACTTCTGTGGAAGAAGCTGCAAAAGAACACAGGCTGAGAATAAATAGAGCGATTGaatcaaggaaagaaaaagtgcaGAAGAAGGTGACGAGAATTGCCAAACTTGGTGAAAACTGTAGCCAAGTTCAACATGTCGCAGCAACAGTAAAAAGCGAGGTACAGCAGTTCACTTACAATCTCATTGCAGCCATTGAAacgaaaaagaacaaaatcttTGATGAggtagaaaaaaaagcaaaacagtgcCTGGAGCGACTAGGAGACAAAAGTCAGGAGATTGAAGAGGAAATGAAGAGGGACCAAACAGCAATCGAAAAATGCGACAAGATGCTAAACCGAAGCACAAACCCCCAAATCATGCTGCCAAATGAGTTTCTAGACCAACTGTTTCGGGAGGAAAGTGAGCAAGAAGACACAGTTGACTTTGACGGCGAGAATGTCATAGattttgcttttgaaagaaatgaagaattatttaattatgtttATGCTGAACAACTGggctttttgaaaataaaaaccatTTCGAAAGAGTCGACGGTTGAGGGAAAAGGAATAAGCGATGGAACTGTTGGACTTCTCGCCGAGATTGTTGTCATATCACGGAACATTATGGGAGAACAAGTCTATGATCAAAATAACCGCGTAACATTGGATATCAGAAATCATGATGGACAGGACTGTTCAACGAAACCGCAAATCTACGACAACAAAGATGGCAGCTATGAGATCAGCTATTTTGCCAAAGAAGTCGGAACATGTCAAGCATCCGTGAAAGTTAATGGGCAACATGTGCGTGGCAGTCCTTTCAAAACTGAATTCAAACCCAGACTGTTCAAACCCGTGTTATCCTTTGGAAAACAAGGATCAGCTCCTGGAAAGTTTAATTGGCCTTGGGGGATAGCAGTGAATCACAAAGACGAGATTGTCGTGGCTGATTATGGTAACCATCGCATACAAACATTTCTCGGTGATGGAACTCACTTAAGATCGTTTGGTAGAAAAGGTAATCTGCAGGGACAGTTCAACTATCCTAGTGGGATAAccttttataataataacattatagTATCAGACACTTATAACCACCGAATTCAAATCTTTGATGATCAGGGACAGTATCTTCATCAGTTTGGAGAAAAGGGAAACCTGAATCACCAGCTCGACCGTCCTCATGGGCTGTCAATTGACAGCGATGGCAACATTATTGTCGCTGATTCTAACAACAAATCAATAAAGATCTTTACCCTCGATGGTCAGTTTTTGCGTACAATCGGTGAGGAGGGTTCTTTCATTGATCCCGCTCACTGTATCCAACACGGCAACTATTTTATAGTATCGGAAAATGGAGATCATTGTATAAAAGTTCTTGATAAACAGGGCGAGTTTCTTTACAATTTCGGGATGAAGGGGGCTGGAGACGGGGAGTTTAAGTCGCCTCACTGCCTGTCTGTGGAC